ACTGTCAattgttaaaaggaaaagctgaaattatttttgcccTAAATATGCCAGTGTAAGTGTGCTTTACCAGCTGGATAAGTCAAAAACTCGCTTGACACTTGTTATCATAGAGTAttatgagttggaagggaactgTAAGGATCACagaatccaactcctggctccacataggactgccccaaatccaaaccctataTCAGAGAGtgctgtccaaacactccttgaactccggcactTGGGGcctgaccactgccctgggcagcctgttctatgTCCACCAccttctggtgaagaacctttccctaatgcccaacctgaccctcccctgacacagctccatgccattccctcaggtcccgtcactgtcaccagagcagagctcaACGCTGCGTCTCTGCTCCCCTTGTGATGAACTGTAGGCCACCATGAAGCCTCTCTTCAGCCTCCTCTGgtctgggctgagcaaacctCAGCCACTCCAAGTAtgccttgccctccagacccttcatcaACTTTGTATCTCTCCTTGTGTGCAAAGGTGAGCtacaaagatgaagaagaggGGACGTGATACAGTGAAGTTAACAGACTGCCCTGTTTGCTGCCTTTCCACTGTGAGTGAGATCAAATCACCAGCTGGAGCAGTGGGTATAAAGTCTGTTCACCTGACCAGTAGTATtgcatgcagcactgcatttctgttctttgaggaattaatgttgcttttctcttgATTATGTATAGCTTAAATAGAAATGGAAGATGTCTTTTAATTGTTGTAATGTTACCTCATGAGCACCTACTGcctttgagaaagaaaactgctttgtaACTGCACTGACAGAATTCAAAAGAATATGcaaaaaatgaatgttattcACATGAATAGCTTGCCTCCATCTTTACTTAGTTGTGATCTCTTttgcaggcagaaaaaaaaggtgccAATAACACAGTTGTTGGCCTGATTTTTGGATGTTTTGCTTTGGTCAATTTCTTGTCGTCTTTAATCTTGGGAAATTATGTAAGTATTGTTGAAGCGGTGTTTTACTTCTCTGATGACACAGGTTGCTACACAAGGATAATTCTGTAAGGGTGAGAAAAGAGATGTTTCTTCAGGAGTGCTCTTGAAAGCTTGTCTGTGGTAACTGGAGCCTGGCCAGTCGGTCAGAATCTGATCTAGGTCTTGTCAGCACAGTTTAAAAATTACTCTTCTACAGTTCCTGAAAGCAGCTTAGGGTTACTGAACTgcaactgtttttgttttatttttccccttctggttaactcttctgtttgcttcagAACAATCTGACCATCAGTCCTCCTTTCTTTTATATCTTCCACTagcctgtattttatttatttcacttgtgtacatattcagttttatttggCTATGTTcattaaggtgttttttttttctgcttcaccCTTTTTTTCTGGTATGCCTGTTTCTTAGCATGTCCTTCCGTTATGATGCTGTTGCTTATCTCAGTTTCCCCTTCCACTCCATCCAGCTGCAATATGAGGTCAATGTCTACAGCTTTttcaacttcagttttctttcagaatcagtatttttctctggttGGATCAGTTACAGATAAATTACATAacaatttgtttgtttgtatgctGGAGCACTGCTTTTTGTTAATCCTTGGCCAGAACTTCTTAGCATCATACCTTGCCTAAGTTGGGGGCTGCTGCAGtttcactttcttctccttctttggCTGGGCAATCTCTCCTCTTAGTCCACGGTGATGTTTTGTTCCTGGTGATGATGTGGCTCATCAAAGTGTCACAGGAGTACCTTTGGTAAGTGTGCTCTTGGTGCTTCTGATGGCATTCAGCTGTGGCACAACCTCACCAAGTACTTCACAGCAAAGAGAGCCACCTCCACTTGAGGACAGGTGAAGTGAGCAAGTCTTTACCAACAGAGGTGGGCAGTCCAGCAGTCAGAAAAATTGAGAGTTTCAATGAAACTTGATGTAATATGGGTTTCAGTATTAATGGCCGAAACACAAGGATGCTGTCCAGGCCTGAGCAAGGCAAACAGTCTGAAATACCTACTGTCCTTAGGGGATGTTACAGTGTAACAGCTTGGAATTAGAAGCTCCAATGGTACTTAGTTACTGGATTAAGTTAGTTTTATGTCATGCCTATCCTCAACCTTTGCCTTAGTGGTGAAGTCTGAAAACCAAGTAATTTATCTGGTAATAAATAGAAGGCCTGAAGTTACCATGCCTCCTATTCCAAAACTTTCTGTTATTAAGGgtctttatatattttctttaaaatcagcTTCTGCTGATTCTCCTGAGCCACGTATGAAACAGGTATTGCTGACTTGGCACCACTGACTTCACTGGAGAGGGAATGTattaatttcagtttgtaaTGAGGAATTCTGTAGCAAtctgctgccctgcagaagctgcagcataCAGCTGTGAAATAGTTAACCGCACCATTGTCTTACCAAGCTGAAAACTGGGTTAAGTCACTTAAccatttagaatatttttaggTTCAGTGTTGTGTGAAGACACGCGGGCAGGAGAAGTGTCTCCAGATGTTTTAGATGTATAGGCTGTGAAATAccaaaaatgctttgatttcttaACAGTAactttgaaagattttttattgaaataataatgtggaaattatatttaatttacagCTTACGAAGATTGGAGCAAAATTCATGTTTGTGGCAGGGTTGTTTGTTTCAGGATGTGTAACAATTCTATTTGGGTGAGTaatttttgtttggttgctttGTTGCATTTGTCTTCCAATTATTTTCATCCAAATGAAAAGACATTCACAAAACAACTGGAAACTCTTGGGCATCTTTTAGGTGTTGCTTGGGTCATTTTTTGCATCTTTACTCTTAATTATCACTTGTAAAGCCCAATAAATGCTTCTCCTTTTCAAGGTTTCAAGGCTTGTTTAGTACTTTGAAAGCTAAGGAGGAAgtttctataaataaaaaaaaaacttccataGTTAATGAACTGCAAGAATTCTGCCAAAATGCAGCAATAAGGGAACTACTTATGCATGGTATTTTAATTgttgctttcttaaaataaagtcCTGAGTGCAAATAAGATTTGCCTGGCATCCGGTGAGGCTTAGCTACTCAGTATAAGAAAAtagaagttttattaaaaataaagtaagttCTTATTAGGTAGTTGTAATTCATTGCATCAGACTCCTTGAGTCATTGCTtgtaaaagcaatgaaatacgTCAGAGAATGGCagtgttgtgttgttgtttttttcaggagTTAGGAGGGtgctactcttttttttttttttctttttgcagcatcgaagaaagggggaaaggatAAAGATGTCAGAAGAAGGTTGATAGAGTTTGAATGATTATACTGATGTGATTACTAAAAATGCAGCAACAGAAAGTATCATGTGTCTTACAACTGTGTCCTTTAACTAGTAACAATGATGTTCCTTAGCCATTATTGGATGACTTGTTGCATCCTGGAAGTTCTgtttttacttgattttttttttttccccccagaatgCTGGACAAGGTGCCAAGTGGACCAGTGTTCATTGGTTTGTGCGTTTTAGTAAGAGTGATGGATGCAATAGGTTTTGCGGCAGCAATGACAGCATCATTTTCAATCTTGGCAAAAGCATTTCCCAATAATATAGCTACTGTCCTGGTAAGTACAAAAAACTGTGTTACAACTGAGTACCTGCAGTACAGTGAATTAGCTGTAGGCAGTTCTAAAACTAGGAGGATAAAATTTGCTGTCTCATGTGCAAATGTATTCAAAGTTATCATATAGTCTTTATATAAGATGCCAGATTAGCTGTAATTTAATAATCTGAGTTTTCCCCACTGCAGTTTCACTGTTTCCTGCCCTTAGTCAGTGAATCTAGTCAGCCATTTATGGAAAGAAAGCTTTAACTAGACATGCTCACTTCCATCCAGGAATGAGCATTCCCAACCGACCATAGAGGCCGAAGTGTAACTCTGCATGTGGGATGGGTGATCACTTCAGCCTGGATTGTCCTACAGATGCTTTCCATCAGTAAAGCATTTGTCGTACCTCAGGACTTGGACACCTGGGTGATAGCTGGGCGGTTAACCCTGCAGTGGGTTTGGGTACAGGTGTTTGAATAACGTTCCTTTTGCTATCCCACATTGTAAAGTTCATTGTTACGCTGGGATTTTCTCAAtatactgatttcttttttttaatcttctttcttttccatcatttAGGGCAGCCTTGAAATTTTTACAGGGCTTGGACTGGTGCTTGGCCCACCTTTAGGTGGCTTTTTGTATCAATCATTTGGTTATGAGGTCCCTTTTGTTACACTGGGATGTGTGGTATTGGTCCTAGTGCCTGTGAATATGTGCTTATTACCAAAATATGGTAAGCACCTTTCTCCCTACCTCCTTTGTTTACCTTAATTTCTTGTCTATATAACTGTCCTTTAGAAAATTGTCAGCTTCTGGAATCTGATTCATCTCAGAGCGTTAAATTAACTTGCAATCTTGATCAGGCCCATGTTTTAACAATTAATGCATGCAGATGGCCTGGAATGAATCTGACATGTCATGTCTATTTCCGCAGATGCTTAAGACTCTGGAAGTAAGCTGagatacatttttgttttgttgtgtctCCTTAGCTTCAGAGCCTGTAAAGGGCCAATGGTATCTGCTTAACATCAGTTTGTTGTAGCTAGCTGAAGAAAGGCAGGAGATAGGCTTTGCCTAGAACAGGAGGGCTTGGTTTGTTTGAGGATTTGGTAGTGGGGGAAGAATTACAGTGAGAATAGAAAGGGGGTTATTTGTACTGATTGATACCTGGTCCGATTATCATCAAGGAATGTTAACATTTATAAATGCAGGGGTTAACAGAAGTGCTGGAGATCATACACATCTGATTAAATTTGAGATGATCCTGGTTGGGCAGAAAGGTAGCTTAAAAATAAGTCTTCCCACAGGATGGCAATTGAAAGGTTCCAATTCTGTTAGGTTCTAATCCTAAAAGAAACGGAGTAACtataaaatagttatttttttcctcatttttcttcttaaatttaaaatcCTTGAATATTAACTTCATTTATACTGGCTTTTAGAAGAAACCTACTGCGGTTAACCATGTGCCCACTTGAAACTACACTAATAAATGTAGCTCTGAGTTGGTGGATGCAGATGAATGAACTTTAGTTTTATATATGCTCTGAGATGGCATTCAGCAATTAAAGCACAAACAGCCTCAAGAAGGGAGCCCGACTTAGAAATGGCATCCAGCAGAGGTACCTAAGAGAAACTTCCTGTCTGGAATACAAATGGAACATGTAGGAGACCTGAATTAGTATTAGGTGCTTgaagattcaaaaaaaaaaaaatctgatatatAGCAATCATTTTGTTTACAGAATGCTTCTCTGAATACGAATGATTGGTTCACGTACAGATGGCATACTAAGAgactttattttccctcttttttttgcttgttttaaattgaaaaatatcCATGAGATTTTCATTGTATGAGGACTAGGGGAGAAGTAACTgcattttcacagtatttttatttcctcttttccttccttttctctcgAATCAGATTCGATCCCTAGCAAGGAGTCATTTTGGAAGCTCTTTCTTCTGCCAAAAGTCTTACTTCTCTGTTGTACTATATTTTCTCTAAGTGCGTGCTTGGGCTTTTTGGATCCCACAATGTCTCTATTTATCCTAAACAAGGTAAGTCCTGTTAATGTGCAGGAAAGTCCTAACTTGCCGTGAACAGCTGGTAAAAGTTGTACTTTAAATTATCCCAAACAATATTATGCCTTATTCATTTCATGTGGTTTAATTAATGTGATTTCCAAATAATTTACGCTGTCCGTTGCCACCGGGTCTCAGGAACTTTGAGAAGTTGAAACTTTGAACTTGAGGAAGTTCagggcttttaaaatatttgatttttccaCTTAATTGGTTTTCAGTTGCAGAAGCCATTAACAGGCAggttttataaacaaaaaacctcCTTGCTGAAAGCAAATTCTGTAAAGTTGCAACAATCTTTGGCAGCATCATGTCTCTTGAGGGGGACATTTCTTTGGGGGGACATGGTGTCACAGCCCTGCTTTCAATTTCAACAGTGCCACAGTGAAATTGGTTGCAGCTAGGTATTTGCTAGCTGGGTTCTTCAGCACTGATTAAAAGgcaaatgttttacttttaatttattttaatatttctatgtaattttatttattagttttTCCAATAGTGTTTAAAGTAATTAATTTAGAGGGAACAGTTCCTGCCTGAAATTGAGCAATGCTTTTTGAGCTGCTTATTTTTCTAGGTTATAGCATTTTGTAAGACATAGTACTGCTGCTACTTTTTCCCTGTCTAGTTCAGCAGTAAGGGTGCTTATCCAGAATGGAGAAGGCTCGGTGCTAACCTCTTGCATCTTTAGAGATGTGAACATATGTCTTTTACCTCCCTGGCAGGATCTATGATTATCCCACTGTCAAATAGTGTGCAGTGGTGTGACTGCTGCTTTTTCCGTGCTCAGTGCTAGCAGATACTTGCTGTGAAAGGACTGCCACCTTCTTGGCACGTGTTCTAACCACAGAATTAGATTATTATCATGTTCTTGCAAGTGGTGAGGaaattctgaatgtttatgTAGTTCATGCCACATGAAACACCCTGGAATACCTTCTAGCTGGTAGTTAAAGCATTCATTTGAGAGGCTAGTATGCATTTGGTTcattatgtattttgtttcagtataGAGATGTTACTACATTATGAAAATGTAGACCTTGGGGTGTTTGAAAGAAGCCTCCTACTCATTCTAATAACAATCTTTCTTTGGTTCAAGAGCCGTTGTTGTGTTTTACAGTACTACTTTCTGTTAAGATGTCCTGGTTAGCAGTGGATGCCTACAGTTTTTATACTTTCCTAAATGAAACTACAAGTGAAGATTAGAGACATAAAGGCTAAATCCACTTAAATTTCAGTGTATGAAATGTCTGTTTGAAATGTGCCAGAATGAGTGTTAGAATCCTGTGTGCTGGTATAGGGATATAGCATAgtgtttgtgccttttttttttttttttaagtcttacCTGAGTACAGTCATGTCAGGCTTTGTTTATTACGTGCTTAGAAATGGATTGGGAAGGAAACAAGCTTCACTGATGACTTCAAATACTTGATAGACATCTGTATGAGAtcaataaaatatgaaaaactgtgcataaatgtcatttattttacttaaggACAATCAAAGAACTATATTTTCAATTAGTGTAACATGtatgttgtgttttttccttctaaaagtTCAAACTCCCAGCTGGGTATGTGGGCTTAGTATTCCTGGGTTTGGCACTCTCGTACTCCCTGTCTTCTCCCCTCCTTGGACTCCTAAGTGACAAAATGCCAGTGAGTACTGTCCTTGTTGCTTGTATAGTGATGGTAATGTGCTCTCTACATTTAGCTGAAAGTGGAGGACTTCCCATATTGAAGTAATGTATGTTCACCTGTTGCTGTCGAGAGATCTGTATTTCAGGACCTTGTACGTGCATTGAATAATGCCAACTTAAGGTCTCTTTTGCAAGGTCTGAATTCTACAAGAACATTCAAAATTGTCAAGGACATTGGATAAATATCTTACAGTTGAAATGTACTGAGCTTTTTTGGTGAACTAAGCACAATGTTTCCAATCAATATGGAACAGACTGGTAAAACATGTTACAGTTATTCATGCTTTTGTCCACATCtgatttttatctccttttgAGAAGAGACAGGTGTGTGTAAAACTGCCTGGTTGACAACCACTGCTAATTGATCAAGGAAAACCAGACTTTGAATAATGCGTATGAAGAGCGATGCCagttctctgccttttttttttccctgacagaAACTAATAATGACTTTTGTGTATGAGAATTACATGCAGTGCcgtgttatttttcttaaactaagGAAGAGTAAGACCTAGAATATTTTGCTAACAGAGCAGCACCATTATTCAGTATTCTGAAATCTCTGTACTaagcactgctggctgtgaTTGCactgatgacaaaaaaaaaaaaaaaagccatgaattCAGTGTTTCTTAATGGTGTTTAGAAATTGTGAATTACTAATTTATGTCTAATGATGATCTGTAGAAAAGcagtactttttaaaagatgaagattTAGAAGAGGAGTattagaaaagacaaaatagatGCATTacatattcacatttttaaattgcctacttcttcctgttctttcacAGCACCTCAGGAAATGGCTGCTGGTATCAGGAGGCCTAATAACAGCCCTATGCTTTTTCTTGTTAGGACCTGCTCCTGTACTGCACATTGAAAGGTTAGGAATTGCCTCTTCTTGAACCTGTCTCCTTAAGTGATGTTTTAGTCTTTGCTAGCATGGCTCTAATCATAATTGTCCACAAGTCTATTGTTTAGAATCTCTGACCTTGAAACAGTATGTTTTTTACTTCTAACACGAGACTATAAATGTAAATCAGTGGAAGTACCTGAAAGTTGAGGTGTAGCTAAGGTAGAAATGGCAGCATTTCTAAGTAGATCTTTTTTCTATGTGTTTTGTTACTGTGTTTGCTG
The sequence above is drawn from the Numida meleagris isolate 19003 breed g44 Domestic line chromosome 3, NumMel1.0, whole genome shotgun sequence genome and encodes:
- the SLC18B1 gene encoding MFS-type transporter SLC18B1 isoform X1, translated to MLSGRRLSLLRCVASRRPLAEEAVPAVAGPALFPMGSRAADGAGPERPSEDGTPEAPGEESRRLTRQKLFTMLAAASINFSSMICYSILGPFFPAEAEKKGANNTVVGLIFGCFALVNFLSSLILGNYLTKIGAKFMFVAGLFVSGCVTILFGMLDKVPSGPVFIGLCVLVRVMDAIGFAAAMTASFSILAKAFPNNIATVLGSLEIFTGLGLVLGPPLGGFLYQSFGYEVPFVTLGCVVLVLVPVNMCLLPKYDSIPSKESFWKLFLLPKVLLLCCTIFSLSACLGFLDPTMSLFILNKFKLPAGYVGLVFLGLALSYSLSSPLLGLLSDKMPHLRKWLLVSGGLITALCFFLLGPAPVLHIESQLWMFVLVLVLLGFSLGMSAIPVFPEILQYAYENGFEEGLSLLGLVSGLVNAVWSLGCLAQSRDEGDGGSTGPRPGKRGKGAFIGPTLGGFLNEKLGFEWASAIQGGWALLSGLATGIFYIAESTRKSSSSSLQNPPSDNEERTHLLGSET
- the SLC18B1 gene encoding MFS-type transporter SLC18B1 isoform X2, with translation MLSGRRLSLLRCVASRRPLAEEAVPAVAGPALFPMGSRAADGAGPERPSEDGTPEAPGEESRRLTRQKLFTMLAAASINFSSMICYSILGPFFPAEAEKKGANNTVVGLIFGCFALVNFLSSLILGNYLTKIGAKFMFVAGLFVSGCVTILFGMLDKVPSGPVFIGLCVLVRVMDAIGFAAAMTASFSILAKAFPNNIATVLGSLEIFTGLGLVLGPPLGGFLYQSFGYEVPFVTLGCVVLVLVPVNMCLLPKYDSIPSKESFWKLFLLPKVLLLCCTIFSLSACLGFLDPTMSLFILNKFKLPAGYVGLVFLGLALSYSLSSPLLGLLSDKMPHLRKWLLVSGGLITALCFFLLGPAPVLHIESQLWMFVLVLVLLGFSLGMSAIPVFPEILQYAYENGFEEGLSLLGLVSGLVNAVWSLGAFIGPTLGGFLNEKLGFEWASAIQGGWALLSGLATGIFYIAESTRKSSSSSLQNPPSDNEERTHLLGSET